The genomic stretch AGCCCACGATTCCGCGCGGTGACTCGGACCTGTTCCTGCGCGCCAGCCTGGACCGGGACTCGGTGGTGGTGGGCGAGCAGGTGACGCTGTCGCTCTTCATCTATTCGCGCGTGGACCTGAACAGCGTGGACTCCGTCACCATGCCCAAGCTGGAGGGCTTCTGGACGGAGGAGGTGGAGAGCCCCACGCAGCTGTCCGGCGAGCAGAAGGTCGTCGACGGCGTGCCCTACCGCGCCTACCTGCTGCGCCGCCGCGCCATCTTCCCGGTGAAGGCGGGCACGCTGACCATCTCCCCGGCGGAGGCGGACATCACCACGGGCTTCCTGTTCGCGGGACACCGGGTGCGCCGCGTCTCGAACGGGCTCAAGGTGAAGGTGGCGCCGCTGCCGCCCGGCGCGCCCCCGGGCATGTCCAACGCGAACGTCGGTTCGTGGCGCCTGTCGATGGACGTGTCGCAGACGCAGGTGGAGCTGGGGCAGCCCGTCACGGTGAAGGTCATCCTCGAGGGCGTGGGCAACGTGAAGAACGTCACGCCGCCGAAGCTGACCGGGCCCGCGTCGCTCAAGATCTACGACCCCACCACGACGGACAAGGTGACGCCCCAGCGCAACCGCGTCCAGGGGCGCCGCGTGGTGGAGTACCTGGTGATGCCGCAGCGCACGGGGACCTTCACCCTGCCTGGTCTGGAGTTCCCCTTCTACGACGTGCGCAAGGGGGCCTACGAGGTGGCGCGCACGGAGCCGGTGACGCTCACGGTGGAGCAGGGCGCGGGGAGCGCGACGTCCACGCCCACGTCTCCCACGCACGTGGCGGACGCGGCCAACGAACAGAAGAACGTGCTGACGACCGGAGGACTGCGGCCGGTGCGCTACCAGGCGCGCTTCGTCGCGCCGGGAGTGGCGCCCTGGAAGCGGGGCTTCTTCGTGCCGGCGATGCTCGCGCCCGTGGCCCTGCTGCTGGGCGTGGCGTTCGTCGGGGGGCTGCGCGGCAAGCTGGCGAACCGCACGCAAGGCGACCAGGGACGGCAGCAGGCCCGGGCCGCGCGCAAGCGCCTGGCGGAGGCGGAGATGCTCCAGGCCGGCGGCGACGTGGGGGCCTTCTATGGCGAGGTGGAGAAGGCGCTGCATGGCTTCCTGGGCGCGCGCCTGGGCGGGCCGGTGAACGGGCTCACCCGCGAGGTCATCGCCGAGCGCATGAGCACGGCGGGCGTGGCCCCGGAGCGGCGCGCGCAGGTGCTCTACGTGTTGGAGGCCTGCGACTTCGGACGCTATGGCGGAGGAGGCGACGCCGCCGCGAGGCAGAAGGTGATGGACGCCGCCGCGGCGGCGATGGAGGGCTGGGCGTGAGCGGCTACTACACGCCGGAAGAGGCGCAGGACGTCTTCCTCAAGGCCAACGAGGCCTACGCGCGCGAGGACTACGCGGCGGCGCAGGAGGGCTACGAGAAGCTCCTCTCGCGGGGACATGGGGGGCCGGACGTCCTCTACAACCTGGGCACCACGCAGCTGGCGAAGGGCGACCTGGGGCGCGCGGTGCTGGCGCTGGAGCAGGCGAAGAAGCAGGGTGGGCGCGCGCCGGACCTGGAGGCGAACCTGGCCGTGGCCCGCGCGCGGCAGGTGGACAAGGTGGTGGGCGCGACGGCGGAGGAGGAGTTCCTCCCGCGCGTGACGGCGGCCACGGATGGCGCGGCGGTGGCCTGGACGTTCCTGGCCAGCTGGGTGGGCGCGCTGCTGCTGCTCCTGGCGTGGCGGTGGATGCGCCCCGGCAAGCGCACCGTGGTGGGCCTGCTGGCCGCGTTCCTCTTCGTGGTGGCGCTGCCCTCGGGCGTGCTGCTCGCCGCGCATGCCTACGTCGAGCACACGGTGCACGAGGCCGTGGTGCTGTCGCCCACGCTCGTCGCCCGGGAGCTTCCGCAGCCGGGGGCCCGCTCCATCTTCGAGGTCCACGCGGGCCTCAAGGTCCGGCTCCTGGAGGAGACGGGGAAGTTCGTGCGCATCCGCCTGCCCAACGGGCTGGAGGGGTGGACCGAGCGCGACGGCGTGTCCGAAATCTGAGCCCGCGCCGCCCCCTGGATGTCCACCGGAGGCGAGGGCTAGACTTTCGTGAGGGTTGGCGGGTTTTTCCCGGAGGTCTTGAGTCCGTGTTCGAAGTCGAGGCGCTCGTCGGGAAGAACCGGCTGGTGGTCCGAATCTGGGGCGACATCGACGCCGAGGAGGCCCGTCGCGTGGGTGACGCGGCGGTGAGCGCCATCGACCGGCTGCGCCCGGACTTCGACCTGCTGTCGGACATGAAGGGCGTGACGACGCTGCACGCGGAGGGGTTGGTGCAGCTGCGGCGCATCATGGAGGTCTCGAGGGCGCGAGGCTTCCGCCGGGTGGTGCGCGTGGTGGGGCGCTCGGTGGACACGGCGCTGCGGTTCGAGCGCACCAGCCGGGAGCTGGGCTACGACGCGCACCTGGCCTTCTCCCTGGAGGAGGCCGAGCGTCTGCTGGATGGCGCCGGGAGCTGAGCGGGCTCGAGCCGCGGCGCGCACGCGGGAGGTCGTCCTCGCCCACCGTCCCAGGGCACTCGGGACATTCATGTTTTACGGCAATTGCTGACTCGGTATCGCGCCCGAGACGACGCGCCAGGTAGCCGTGCCCACTCCGCCTTACGTCTGGGTATTGAGTGGTCCTCCACACAAATGGAGCGCAGTGCTGGTGTGGGTGGTGTTGGCGGGGCTATATCGCGCGCGGCAGGTGGCACCGGCAGTGGGGGTGGCGCGCCCGCGAATCGTCGTCCCTCGGTCGTCCAGAGTCGCGCCGGAGAAACATGGTTGGCATGTCCCAGACACCCTTCCACATCCTGCTCGTCGAGGATGAGCCGGTCATCCGGGAGCTGGTCCGTTCGATGTTGAGCGACGGCACCGTCGAAGTGGTGTGCGCGGCCAACGGGCTGGAGGGCCTGAAGCTGGCGCGCAGCCGTCCCTTCCAGCTCATCCTGATGGACGTGGTCCTGCCGCAGCTGGATGGCATCTCCGCGTGTCGCATCCTGAAGAGCGACCCGACCACCGCGACGGTGCCGCTCTACATGCTCACCGCGAAGGCGAAGAAGTCGGACATGGAGAGCGCCACGCTGGCGGGGGCGGACGGCTACATCCACAAGCCCTTCCGGGGCGCGGAGCTGATGTCGCTGGTGGAGCGGCTGCGCGGGGCGCCGCCTCGCTCCGAACAGGGCTGACTCGGGGGGCGCTTCAGGGCAGGCGCGGATGGAGGAAGCGCGCCAGGGCGATGAAGTCGTCCCAGTCCAGCGTGCCGAACTCCAGCGCGACGCCGTCCGCCTCGCGCCGACGGATGTCGCAGGTCGTGACGATGTCGTGCTCGCCCGGCAGCGGCAGGCTGAGCGTGAGCTTCGTCTGGGTCTCGCCGGGGTGCGCGTGGAGGAACAGCCCCGCCATGGACAGGTCGCGGGCCTGCACCATGACGGTGCGCCCTGGGAGGATGACCTTCACGGGGAAGGCGCCGACGACGCGCGGGTGGAAACGCTCGGCGATGTGTGGGCCGCCATGGGGTGTCTGCACCGGTTCCGCTCCTCTCCGAGCAACAGGGTGCGACAACTCTGAGGCTCCTGGACGTCGAGGCAAGTTTCCGTCCACCCGCCATGCGTCCCGGCGCATGGACGCTCCTCCCGGCTCCTGGAGCCTTTCGGGGGCGTGAGGCCTGGCCACAGTGGCGGGATTGCTGGGGTTTCTGTCTGGCACGCCCCCTGAAATGCCCCGGGCAACTCGACGCAGGAGGCCGCCCGTGGACCCCAACAACCGACTCCCCTCGCTCACCATCACCCAGACCGTCCCGCGACAGACGCCGCGCAACGACTTCGGCACGGTGCTGGCGCGCGCCGCGCACGAGGTGGTGCGTTCGGGGGCCGGGGTGGTGGGAGGGATGATTCCGGCGGGGCCCATCGTCAGCGCGGCGGTCTCCAGCGCGAAGACGACGGTGTCGACGGTGGTGCCCGTCGGCACCTCGACCACCGTCTCTTCTCCGGCGTCCGCCACGGCGGCGGGAGGGGGCCTGGGCGTGTCGACGGGGAACGGCGACGCGTGGGACCTGCTGGAGGCGCAGAAGGCGATGAGCGCCGAGGGGCAGAAGTTCAACGCGGCCTATCTCCACCTCCAGAACGAGATGCAGAAGGAGAGCCGCGAGCACAACGCGGTCTCCAACATCATGAAGGTCCGCCACGACTCGGCGAAGGCCGCCATCAACAACATCCGCTGAAGGAAGGAGCTGGCGAGCCATGAGCATGGACAAGGTGGGCCCGGTGGGCGGCGCGGGCAACGCGCCGTCGGTGGAGGCGGGCCGGGAGCGGTTCGACAAGGTGCTCGAGGAGTCCCCGCCGGCGTCGACGCGGGTGGGCCTGGAAGGGGGACCCGGGGGCGGCGCGACGCAGGCGGCTCCGGGTGTCGCTCGGGCGGAGTCGGTGGGCGCGGCCGCTTCGCCGGGTTGCATGGAGGCGAAGTCGGCGGGGCGAGTGGACTCGGTGGGGGCCGCGAGGGAGCAGCAGGCGGCGCGCATGCTGGACCGGGTGGGCCAGGCACAGAAGCGGCTGGACGGCATCCTGGAGCTGGCGGAGTCGGGGCGTTCGTTCTCGCCCGCGGAGCTGTTGTCGCTCCAGGCCCAGGTCTATCGAGCGAGCCAGGAGCTCGACCTCGCCGGCAAGGTCGTCGAGAAGGCCACCGGCGGCGTCAAGCAGGTGTTGCAGACCCAGGTTTGAGGAGGGCCTCTCGATGAAACTCTCTCCACGACATGGGCTGTTCCTTCTGTGGCTGGGCGCCGTGGGGTGTCGCGAGCGCATCCAGCATGGCCTCGACGAGCGGCAGGCCAATGAACTGCAAACCGTGCTCATCGAGCGGGGGCTCGAGGCGCGCAAGGTGCCCGAGTCGGGCAAGAAGCCGACCTGGGCCATCGAGGTGGCGGACGCGCGGGCCTCGGACGCGGTGCGGGTGTTGGCGGAGCTGGGGTTGCCGAGGCCGGCGGCGGAGGTGGGCTGCGACGTCTTCGGGGGGAGCGGGTTGGTGCGCACGCCAGTGGAGGAGGGGTTGTGTCGCGTGCGGGTGTTGGAGCGGGGCCTGGAGAAGACGCTCCAGGCGGTGGATGGCGTGTTGCTGGCGAGGGTCCACCTGGTGGTGCCCGCGCCGCCGCGGCCGGGGGTGGCCCCCGTCCCGTCCAAGGCCTCGGCGATGTTGCGCGTGACGCCCGGGAGCGCGGCGCGGGTGCGGCGGTCCGAGGAGACGTTGAAGGCGCTGCTGGCGGGTGGGGTGGAGGGGCTGTCCGCGCAGTCCGTGTCGCTGCTGGTGGACGAGGTGCAGGTGCGGGTGGAGGTCCCTCCGGCCGAGGAGCTGTCCACCCTGTCCCGGCTGCGATGGCTGCTGGGCGGGCTGGGGGTGGTGGTGACGGGGCTCGCGGCGGCGCTCGTCTGGGTGACGTTGCGGATGCGCACATATCGGGAGCAGTCCGCCGCCGCCGCGTCGGTCGCCGTGTCCGTGCCCGCGCGTCCCGTGGTGGCGCCGGCCGTGTCGCGCAAGGTGGCGTGAGGGGCTCGGTGATGGATACGACGCGAGTGGGACGGGTTCGGAGTCCGGCACGGAAGGCGAAGGCCACGGTGGCCGTGAGGACCGGGGTGGACCGGGACAAGACGCCGATCCGGCGTCCACCGATGCCACTTCCCCTGGAGCGGTATGCGCTGGTGGCGTGGGTGTTGGGGCGGGAGCGGGCGGAGCTGTTGCTGGAGGGGTTGGGGGCGAGGGACGCGGAGCGGGCGAAGGCTCACTTGCGATACCTCGCGTCGCTGCCCTCGCCACGACGGCAGGCGAAGGTCTCCGTGGAGTTCGGGGAGCGGGCCGATGCGGCCGCGAGGTTGAAGACCTTGATGGATGAGGTGCCGGAGCCCCTGCGCAAGGAGGTGTTCCGGCGCCTGCCTCCCTATCACCGGAGCCTGTTTCCGGGGCGGCGGGTGGAAGCGGCGGACCCGTTGTCTCCCCCCGCGTTGGCCGTGCTCGCGGAGCGCTTGATTCGAGAAGCCACGCGCTGACGCCCTGCCGGGGGCCGTCGTCACTGGATGCGAAGGACCTCACGGGCGAGCCCTGGCTGGCGCCGTGCGTGGGGCTGTGTTGCCGAAGGTCTGTCGGGTCGGAGCTTTCGATGAATCATGACACCGTGCCATCCATCACCCTCGAGGTGGCCCCGTTGCGTCGGTTGGGGATGCGTCGGCTGAGTCGTGCGCACCTCATGCTCATGGAGCGGCCACGGGTGGGCGAACTCGGGCGCGCGGCGTTGAAGTCGGTCTGCGAGGCGCTGGGGCGTGAGCTGGGGACTCCCGTGCATGCGGAGGCGCGGTTGCTGGACGCGGTGGTCTCGCCCAGGGGGGGACTGGCGTCGCCCGCCATCTTCGCGGTGTTCGAGCTGTCGGCGGTCGGCGGCATGGCGGTGCTGGAGCTCGACCCGGCTGGGGTTGTCGCGGGCCTGGAGCGGATCGCTGGCGCGGGGGCGCGCCCTGGCGTGATGACGGAGCTCACCCGCCTGGAGGACGCGACGCTCGGATACCTGATGCTCGTGGGGCTCGCGGCGCTGCGTTCCCAGGCGGAGCTGCACGCGTTGCTGTCGCCTCGGCTCGTCAGCGTGACGATGAAGACGGAGGAGGTCCTGGCGCGGCTTCAGGGCCGGCAGGTGCTGGCGGCGGTGGAGCTGTCGCTGGCGGTGGGGCCTGTGCGCGCGGGAGGGCGGCTGCTGGTGCCCATCCACGTCCTCCAGACGGTGTTCCAGGGATTCGCCGTCGAGCGCCCGTCGGGGCGCGCTCCGGAGGTGCTCGCCGCGACGCTGGCGCTGCGCGCCTTCATGGGGCGCACGGGCCTGTCGGACGCGGCGTTGGAGTCGCTCTCGGAAGGGGACGTCGTGTTGCTGGAGGGGATGCGCCAGGAGGGGATGGGCTTCCTGGGCGCGGGGCGCCTGGTGGCGCGGGGCTTCGAGCTGCAGGGGGAGTTCCTCGCGGAGGGTTTCTCGCTGACGCGCGCGAGGACGCGCGCGCTTTCACAGGGGTCGGACATGGTGTCGACGAACGAAGGACTCGCGGAGATGCCTCCGCTTCCGGTGGACGTGGAGGTGGAGTTGACGCGGGTGATGGTGCCGTTGTCCGAGCTGGCGTCGTTGAAGCCGGGCTCGTTGTTGCCGCTGCACATGAACGCCGTGCAGCCGGTGTTGCTGCGGGTGGGGGAGCGCGCGGTGGCCCGCGCCGAGCTGGTGGAAATCGAGGGCGAGGTCGGGGCCCGCATCCTGGCCCTGCTGCCATGAGGGGGCGGATGACGGACCTGTCTGGCCGTGTCTCCCCGCGCGCTCGATTGTTGGGGGCGGGAGCGCTCCTCGTCGGGCTGTCGGCCCTGGGGCCGCTGGGGGGGATGTCCGGAGTGATGGTCGCGCGGGTGGTGCTCGCGCTGGTGATGGTGGTCGGCGTGGGTGGGTGGTGGCTGCGCCGTGGCGCGGCGCGGACGCGGGTTCCGGTGGCCGAGCGGATGAAGGTCGTCTGCCGGGATGGGCTGTCGCCCCGGTGTGGCGTGGCGCTGGTGGAGGCGGAGGGCAGGAGCTTCCTGGTCACCTTCGGGGATTCGTTCGCGGCGGTCCATGCATTGGAGCCACGTGAGGAGGTGGCGCCGGTGGTGGTGGCCCAGGCGCGCCGGCCCCGACCGAGGTGGCGGATGCCACACGTGCCAGGCAGGGGGCGGTCATGACGCGTGCGTGGGGAGGGTGCATCGGGCTGCTCGCGCCGGCGGTCGCCGGAGCGGCCGAGGGCCCGTTGTCGAAGATGTCCTACGCGGGCAGCCCCCTGTCGATGATGGGGATGCTGGCGGTGATGTCCCTGCTGCCGTTCGCGGTGTTGATGCTGACGAGCTTCTCGAAGATGGCGGTCGTCCTGTCCCTGGCCCGGTCGGCCATGGGGACCCAACAGGCGCCTCCGACGCTGGTGTTGACGGGGCTCGCGGCGGTCCTGACGGGACACGTGATGGCCCCGGTGATGGAGCGGATGTACGACGAGGCCCTGCTGGCCTACGAGGTGTTGGAGACGGGCTCGGGTGCCCAGATGCTCTCCGCGGGGGCGCGGGTCGCGGAACCGCTGCGGGAGTTCCTGGTGAAGCACGGGAGCATCGAGGAGCGGGAGCGCTTCGTGGACCTGGCTCGCGAGCTGCGTCCTCCCGAGGAGATGGAGGAGGTGGCGGAGACGGACCTCTTCGTGGTCATCCCCGCCTTCGTCGTCACCGAGCTGAAGGAGGCCTTCCAGATTGGCTTCCTCGTCTTCCTCCCGTTCCTGGTGCTCGACATGGTCATCGCGAACGTGCTGCTCGCGTTGGGGATGCAGACGTTGTCGCCGAGCCAGGTGAGCCTCCCCTTCAAGATCCTGCTCTTCGTCGCGGTGGATGGGTGGTCGCTGCTCGCGCGGGGACTCATCCTGGGTTACCGGTGACGGCATGACCCAGGACCTGTTGCTGTCCCTGGGCCGCGAGGCGCTGTTGCTGATGGTGCTGGCCTCGTTGCCGCCTATCGGCGCGAGCCTGCTGGTGGGCTTCCTGTCGAGTCTCTTCCAGGCGACGACGCAACTCCAGGAGAGCACGTTGTCGGTGGTGCCGAAGCTCGTCGCCGCGGTGGTGGCGCTGGTGCTGTCGGGACCGTGGATCGCCGCCCAGCTCACCCGGTTCACCCATCAGGTGTTGATGCTCATCGCCGAGGTGTCCGCATGAGCGTCGAATGGCTCGAGGCGTTGGGGCCACGCATCCTCGCGGTGGCGCTGTGCGCGACGCGGCTCCTGCCCGTGGCCTTCCTGTGTCCGCTGTTGGGAGGGCAGGCCACGCCCACGACGGTGAGATTGGGGCTCGTGTTGGCCCTCTCGCTGTTCCTTCATGTCGAGGCCGGCGTCGAGCTGCCGGCCCCGGTGGAGTCCCTCCTGGTCCTGGGCGGGCTGCTGGGGCGGGAGCTGCTCTACGGGGTGTCGATGGGGATGATCGCCGCGCTCCCGTTCGACGCGGCCCGGATGGGGGGCCGCTTCATCGACCTCTTCCGGGGCACCTCGGCGGAGGCGAGCCTGCCCGTGGCGGGGAGCAGGGAGTCGGCGACGGGGGATGGTCTCCATCAGCTCCTCGTCGCGCTGGTGGTCTCGGGGCCGTTGTTCCCGCTGGTCATCGGCGGGCTGGTTCGCGGGTTCGGGGTGGTGCGGCTCGGCGCGTTCGTGCCCACGGAAGCGGCGGCGTTGCATGTCGTCATGCTCGCGGGTGGCGCCGTGGCCACCGGGCTGGCCCTGGGCGCACCGGTGGCCGCCGCCACGCTGGCGGTGGATTGCTTCCTGGGCATGGCGTCGCGCGCGGCGCCCCAGATGGGCCTCCATGAACTGGGGGCGCCGTCGAGAATCATGGGAGGGGGCGTGGTGCTCTGGCTGGGCGTGGGGTGGCTGTGTGAGCGGCTCTTGGTGGAGGTGTCGTCCACCGAGGGCGCGCTCGCCCTGCTCGGGACGATGGGGCGATGAGCGGCGAGAAGACAGAGCAGCCGTCGCCCAAGCGACTGCGCGAGGCGCGTCGGAAGGGGCGGATTCCGCGGAGCCGGTTGCTGTCCTCCAGCGTCGTCACCCTGGGCGGGGTGCTCGGGTTCCTCTCCGGAGCGCCGTCGAGCCTCGCGAGCCTCCAGGAGTGGACGGCGCGGCTGTTCCTCGAACAGCGCATGGACGGGGCCTGGGAGGAAGCTGGTTGGCTCTGGTTGCGGCTGTGTGGTCCCGGGCTCGGCGGGGCGCTGGTGGCCTCGATGCTGGTCTCGGTCGCCACGGTGGGCTTCGAGTCGAGCCCCACCCACGTGTTGCCGAAGCTCGAGCGCATCAATCCCCTGGCGGGCGCGAAGCGGTTGTTCAGCCTGCGCTCCCTGCGGGAGCTGGCCACGGCGCTCGCGGTGGTGGCCGTGGTCGCGCTGCTCGCATGGCGCGAAGTGGAGGCGTTGGGGGCCGAGGTCCTGCGAGCGTCCTGGCTGGAAGGGGCGCGGGGACTTCCCCGGTTGTTGGAGCCGCTGGAGGCACTCGCCGTCCGGACCGCCTGGGTGCTGTTCGTGCTCGGCGTCGTCGACTACGTGCTCGCCCGCCGTCGCCACGTGCGCGAGCTCATGATGACGCGCGAGGAGCTGAAGCGGGAGTTCCGGGAGAGCGAGGGGGACCCGCGTCACAAGGGGCAGCGACGGGCCTTGCACCGCCAATTGGCGCAGGGCGGTCCGGCACGAGGGGTGCAGAAGGCCACTGCCGTGGTCGTCAATCCCACGCACATCGCGGTCGCGCTCCGCTACGACGCCGGGGAGTGTGAGGCGCCCTATCTCGTGGCCAAGGCTCGGGAGGACGAGGCGCTGGCGCTTCGAGAAGAGGCGCGTCGGCTGGGGGTGCCCGTCGTCCGGGACATCCCCCTGGCGCGCAGCCTCGTCCACTACGACGTCGGCGAGCCCATCCCCGAGGAACTCTATCAGGCGGCGGCCGTCGTCCTCCGCACGGCGATGGAGACGCGGGACGCGGACGACCATCCACGGAGACAGACGTGACGCACGCGTTGAGGCGGATGTTGTCGAGGGCCCGGAACTCGGCGGATGTGGTGCTCGCGGTGGCGATGGCCGCCGTGCTGGGGGCGCTCATCATCCCCTTGCCGGCGTGGCTGTTGGACGCGGGGTTGGCGGTGAACCTGGCGGCGGCGGTG from Myxococcus stipitatus encodes the following:
- a CDS encoding BatD family protein translates to MRRTGSSGRVAVLVGLALLASAPAWAAGLEFYQTVNREEVGSEDTFMLTIVTVDAPPDARVKPPSSDDFEILSSTRSAQRSVSWSGGGPAKIQEVTKYVLVMRANRAGRLTIPPAEMTVGGKTLRTDPVPISVKTGRLGPPAGQAQGGRQRLPDPFANFPSRLPDPFAEDAEDEPTIPRGDSDLFLRASLDRDSVVVGEQVTLSLFIYSRVDLNSVDSVTMPKLEGFWTEEVESPTQLSGEQKVVDGVPYRAYLLRRRAIFPVKAGTLTISPAEADITTGFLFAGHRVRRVSNGLKVKVAPLPPGAPPGMSNANVGSWRLSMDVSQTQVELGQPVTVKVILEGVGNVKNVTPPKLTGPASLKIYDPTTTDKVTPQRNRVQGRRVVEYLVMPQRTGTFTLPGLEFPFYDVRKGAYEVARTEPVTLTVEQGAGSATSTPTSPTHVADAANEQKNVLTTGGLRPVRYQARFVAPGVAPWKRGFFVPAMLAPVALLLGVAFVGGLRGKLANRTQGDQGRQQARAARKRLAEAEMLQAGGDVGAFYGEVEKALHGFLGARLGGPVNGLTREVIAERMSTAGVAPERRAQVLYVLEACDFGRYGGGGDAAARQKVMDAAAAAMEGWA
- a CDS encoding SH3 domain-containing protein; the protein is MSGYYTPEEAQDVFLKANEAYAREDYAAAQEGYEKLLSRGHGGPDVLYNLGTTQLAKGDLGRAVLALEQAKKQGGRAPDLEANLAVARARQVDKVVGATAEEEFLPRVTAATDGAAVAWTFLASWVGALLLLLAWRWMRPGKRTVVGLLAAFLFVVALPSGVLLAAHAYVEHTVHEAVVLSPTLVARELPQPGARSIFEVHAGLKVRLLEETGKFVRIRLPNGLEGWTERDGVSEI
- a CDS encoding response regulator, which translates into the protein MVGMSQTPFHILLVEDEPVIRELVRSMLSDGTVEVVCAANGLEGLKLARSRPFQLILMDVVLPQLDGISACRILKSDPTTATVPLYMLTAKAKKSDMESATLAGADGYIHKPFRGAELMSLVERLRGAPPRSEQG
- a CDS encoding PilZ domain-containing protein, which codes for MQTPHGGPHIAERFHPRVVGAFPVKVILPGRTVMVQARDLSMAGLFLHAHPGETQTKLTLSLPLPGEHDIVTTCDIRRREADGVALEFGTLDWDDFIALARFLHPRLP
- a CDS encoding ATP-dependent helicase HrpB, whose amino-acid sequence is MSMDKVGPVGGAGNAPSVEAGRERFDKVLEESPPASTRVGLEGGPGGGATQAAPGVARAESVGAAASPGCMEAKSAGRVDSVGAAREQQAARMLDRVGQAQKRLDGILELAESGRSFSPAELLSLQAQVYRASQELDLAGKVVEKATGGVKQVLQTQV
- a CDS encoding flagellar M-ring protein FliF encodes the protein MKLSPRHGLFLLWLGAVGCRERIQHGLDERQANELQTVLIERGLEARKVPESGKKPTWAIEVADARASDAVRVLAELGLPRPAAEVGCDVFGGSGLVRTPVEEGLCRVRVLERGLEKTLQAVDGVLLARVHLVVPAPPRPGVAPVPSKASAMLRVTPGSAARVRRSEETLKALLAGGVEGLSAQSVSLLVDEVQVRVEVPPAEELSTLSRLRWLLGGLGVVVTGLAAALVWVTLRMRTYREQSAAAASVAVSVPARPVVAPAVSRKVA
- a CDS encoding FliM/FliN family flagellar motor switch protein, translating into MNHDTVPSITLEVAPLRRLGMRRLSRAHLMLMERPRVGELGRAALKSVCEALGRELGTPVHAEARLLDAVVSPRGGLASPAIFAVFELSAVGGMAVLELDPAGVVAGLERIAGAGARPGVMTELTRLEDATLGYLMLVGLAALRSQAELHALLSPRLVSVTMKTEEVLARLQGRQVLAAVELSLAVGPVRAGGRLLVPIHVLQTVFQGFAVERPSGRAPEVLAATLALRAFMGRTGLSDAALESLSEGDVVLLEGMRQEGMGFLGAGRLVARGFELQGEFLAEGFSLTRARTRALSQGSDMVSTNEGLAEMPPLPVDVEVELTRVMVPLSELASLKPGSLLPLHMNAVQPVLLRVGERAVARAELVEIEGEVGARILALLP
- the sctR gene encoding type III secretion system export apparatus subunit SctR, with the translated sequence MTRAWGGCIGLLAPAVAGAAEGPLSKMSYAGSPLSMMGMLAVMSLLPFAVLMLTSFSKMAVVLSLARSAMGTQQAPPTLVLTGLAAVLTGHVMAPVMERMYDEALLAYEVLETGSGAQMLSAGARVAEPLREFLVKHGSIEERERFVDLARELRPPEEMEEVAETDLFVVIPAFVVTELKEAFQIGFLVFLPFLVLDMVIANVLLALGMQTLSPSQVSLPFKILLFVAVDGWSLLARGLILGYR
- a CDS encoding flagellar biosynthetic protein FliQ, coding for MTQDLLLSLGREALLLMVLASLPPIGASLLVGFLSSLFQATTQLQESTLSVVPKLVAAVVALVLSGPWIAAQLTRFTHQVLMLIAEVSA
- a CDS encoding EscT/YscT/HrcT family type III secretion system export apparatus protein — translated: MSVEWLEALGPRILAVALCATRLLPVAFLCPLLGGQATPTTVRLGLVLALSLFLHVEAGVELPAPVESLLVLGGLLGRELLYGVSMGMIAALPFDAARMGGRFIDLFRGTSAEASLPVAGSRESATGDGLHQLLVALVVSGPLFPLVIGGLVRGFGVVRLGAFVPTEAAALHVVMLAGGAVATGLALGAPVAAATLAVDCFLGMASRAAPQMGLHELGAPSRIMGGGVVLWLGVGWLCERLLVEVSSTEGALALLGTMGR
- a CDS encoding EscU/YscU/HrcU family type III secretion system export apparatus switch protein, which codes for MSGEKTEQPSPKRLREARRKGRIPRSRLLSSSVVTLGGVLGFLSGAPSSLASLQEWTARLFLEQRMDGAWEEAGWLWLRLCGPGLGGALVASMLVSVATVGFESSPTHVLPKLERINPLAGAKRLFSLRSLRELATALAVVAVVALLAWREVEALGAEVLRASWLEGARGLPRLLEPLEALAVRTAWVLFVLGVVDYVLARRRHVRELMMTREELKREFRESEGDPRHKGQRRALHRQLAQGGPARGVQKATAVVVNPTHIAVALRYDAGECEAPYLVAKAREDEALALREEARRLGVPVVRDIPLARSLVHYDVGEPIPEELYQAAAVVLRTAMETRDADDHPRRQT